Proteins from one Abyssibacter profundi genomic window:
- a CDS encoding methyl-accepting chemotaxis protein encodes MLEVRSEVERVNGLVREAVSELGSSFSAISQTSRSQQDAVSGLVAQTSDDSGVNVREFAVRAGTLVEQLVTLLQEESQRSSSTLGQIDQMSKQLDAIFELLEDVKSIADQTNLLALNAAIEAARAGDAGRGFAVVAEEVRSLSERSTTFNEQIRGLAHDARDSMTKVRQTVQNMASRDLEASAQAKVQADDLVTQVESIDNKLSNGINRVSDCREQIEIAVQKAVRSLQFEDIATQALGSVGDHLDRLEHISREALVLTGLLPKSAEGASADRVRELQQFNQRIQPARQEWKKPPHHPVTQESMDEGSIELF; translated from the coding sequence ATGCTGGAAGTGCGCTCCGAGGTCGAGCGTGTCAACGGCCTGGTGCGCGAAGCCGTCTCCGAACTGGGCAGCAGCTTCAGTGCAATCAGCCAGACATCTCGGAGCCAGCAGGATGCGGTCAGCGGCCTGGTTGCTCAAACCTCCGATGACTCCGGGGTCAATGTCCGCGAGTTCGCGGTGCGGGCCGGCACCCTGGTCGAGCAGTTGGTGACCTTGTTGCAGGAAGAAAGCCAGCGCAGTTCCTCCACGTTGGGTCAGATTGACCAGATGAGCAAGCAGCTGGATGCGATCTTCGAGTTGCTGGAAGACGTCAAGTCCATCGCCGATCAGACCAACCTGCTGGCGCTGAACGCGGCTATCGAAGCGGCACGCGCTGGTGACGCCGGACGCGGGTTTGCCGTGGTGGCCGAAGAGGTCCGCAGCCTGTCGGAGCGCTCCACGACCTTCAACGAGCAGATTCGCGGTCTGGCACACGATGCGCGTGACTCCATGACCAAGGTTCGCCAGACCGTCCAGAACATGGCCTCGCGTGACCTGGAAGCCAGCGCCCAGGCCAAGGTGCAGGCCGATGATCTGGTCACACAGGTGGAGTCCATCGACAACAAACTCTCCAATGGCATCAACCGGGTGTCGGATTGCCGGGAGCAGATCGAAATTGCCGTGCAGAAGGCCGTGCGCTCTCTGCAGTTCGAGGACATTGCCACCCAGGCGCTGGGTTCGGTTGGCGATCACCTGGACCGGCTGGAGCACATCAGCCGCGAGGCGCTGGTGCTGACGGGGTTGCTGCCCAAGTCGGCTGAGGGCGCGTCGGCGGATCGCGTTCGCGAGCTGCAGCAGTTCAACCAGCGCATCCAGCCCGCCCGGCAGGAGTGGAAGAAGCCACCACACCATCCGGTGACGCAGGAGTCCATG
- the cheD gene encoding chemoreceptor glutamine deamidase CheD, with translation MGLPALELKPEMLDRWQAPNSGQLTRYFDRKFDAEAIKLMPGEFAGVDDPTMLVTILGSCVAACLFDPESKVGGMNHFMLPGDMASRSGSGRYGIHAMELLINRLVGVGAVRHRLRAKLFGGAAVVRSMTQSDVGASNIQFVEQYLQTEGIPLVASDLGGPWPRRVHFFGQTGQVFVKRLPVVEASRIVKDESQLFQRLAQKSEESGSVELFS, from the coding sequence ATGGGATTGCCCGCACTTGAACTCAAGCCGGAGATGCTTGATCGGTGGCAGGCCCCTAACTCGGGCCAACTAACGCGGTATTTCGATCGGAAGTTCGATGCCGAGGCTATCAAGCTCATGCCGGGCGAGTTTGCCGGAGTTGATGACCCCACCATGCTGGTCACCATTCTGGGTTCGTGCGTGGCTGCTTGCCTCTTCGATCCGGAGTCCAAAGTGGGCGGAATGAACCATTTCATGCTCCCAGGCGACATGGCCTCTCGGTCCGGTTCGGGACGGTACGGCATCCATGCGATGGAGCTGCTGATCAATCGGCTAGTTGGTGTGGGGGCCGTACGCCATCGGCTTCGCGCCAAACTATTCGGCGGGGCGGCGGTGGTGCGCTCGATGACGCAATCCGATGTGGGTGCGAGCAATATTCAGTTCGTTGAGCAGTATCTCCAGACTGAGGGCATCCCGCTGGTGGCGTCAGACCTTGGCGGGCCGTGGCCGCGCCGGGTTCATTTTTTTGGACAAACAGGGCAGGTCTTCGTCAAGCGACTTCCGGTGGTTGAGGCCAGTCGAATCGTCAAGGACGAAAGCCAGCTGTTCCAGCGCCTCGCCCAGAAATCTGAGGAATCCGGTTCCGTGGAGCTGTTCTCGTGA
- a CDS encoding CheR family methyltransferase, giving the protein MSGGDRDFDLTRAHFQRVRQLIGEYAGISLAASKQDMVYSRLVRRLRALKLDSFDDYLQIVVADEQGERQAFVNALTTNLTAFYREAHHFDVLDRVLGEFGSRKVRIWCSAASTGEEPYSIAMTVVEHYNSWSPPVEIVATDINTEVLRQCRSGIYGLDRIEGIDAARRKRFFQRGVGAMAGKARIKPELQRLVDFETFNLLGDHWSRFNGVDIIFCRNVMIYFDKPTQASLLKQFHRVMNVNGWLFVGHSESQVRDVPGFVAQGHTVYRSQAVGVAA; this is encoded by the coding sequence GTGAGTGGCGGGGACCGGGACTTTGATCTCACCCGCGCTCATTTCCAGCGTGTTCGTCAGTTGATCGGCGAATACGCTGGAATCTCCCTGGCGGCGTCCAAGCAGGACATGGTGTACAGCCGCCTAGTCCGTCGTCTCAGGGCCCTCAAGCTCGACAGCTTTGATGACTATTTGCAGATTGTTGTGGCAGACGAGCAGGGTGAGCGTCAGGCCTTTGTCAATGCGCTGACAACGAATCTGACGGCGTTTTATCGCGAGGCCCATCACTTTGACGTGCTCGATCGAGTGTTGGGCGAATTCGGGTCTCGCAAAGTTCGGATCTGGTGTAGCGCTGCGTCGACAGGAGAGGAGCCCTACTCCATCGCCATGACGGTCGTGGAGCACTACAACAGCTGGTCTCCTCCGGTCGAGATCGTGGCCACGGACATCAATACAGAGGTCCTGCGTCAATGCCGTTCGGGCATCTATGGTCTGGACAGAATTGAGGGTATTGACGCTGCCCGCCGCAAACGTTTTTTTCAGCGGGGTGTGGGTGCGATGGCCGGCAAGGCCCGAATAAAACCGGAGCTACAGCGACTGGTCGACTTCGAGACATTCAACCTGCTGGGCGATCACTGGTCTCGTTTTAATGGGGTCGACATCATTTTTTGCAGAAATGTCATGATTTATTTTGACAAACCGACACAAGCTTCCTTGTTGAAACAATTTCATCGGGTGATGAATGTCAATGGTTGGCTCTTCGTCGGCCATTCCGAGAGTCAGGTCAGAGACGTGCCGGGCTTCGTCGCACAGGGACATACGGTTTACCGGTCGCAAGCTGTTGGAGTCGCAGCCTGA
- a CDS encoding protein-glutamate methylesterase/protein-glutamine glutaminase, with protein MSTRVLVVDDSALVREVLTEMISRAPDLEVVGVARDPYDAREKIKALNPDVLTLDVEMPRMDGLTFLDNLMRLRPMPVVMVSSLTERGADITLRALELGAIDFVTKPAVGVASGLREYTDQLRDKLRQAAGSRPRQRSVAAKASEVVVARAYRTTDQLICVGSSTGGTEALRVFLERMPPDAPAVVMTQHIPAAFSGSLAARLDGASPMRVCEARDGQPITPGHAYLAPGDRHLRVARSGARLVCRLDDEAPVSGHRPSVDVLFRSVAHACGRNAVGVMLTGMGSDGAQAMQELQQAGARTLAQDEASCVVWGMPGAAYRLGAVDKLVPLDDMAQAALNATRQDAIA; from the coding sequence GTGAGCACGCGCGTGCTTGTTGTCGACGACTCGGCGCTTGTGCGCGAGGTGCTGACAGAGATGATCAGCCGGGCACCAGATCTGGAGGTGGTGGGGGTCGCACGGGACCCCTATGACGCTCGGGAGAAGATCAAGGCACTGAATCCCGATGTGTTGACCCTGGACGTGGAAATGCCCCGTATGGATGGGCTGACCTTCCTGGACAATTTGATGCGTCTGCGCCCGATGCCGGTGGTGATGGTTTCGTCCCTGACTGAACGAGGGGCCGACATTACCCTGCGAGCCTTGGAACTCGGTGCGATCGATTTCGTCACCAAGCCAGCGGTCGGGGTGGCCAGCGGTCTCCGAGAGTACACGGATCAACTGCGCGACAAGTTGAGGCAAGCCGCTGGATCCAGGCCGCGGCAGCGCAGCGTGGCGGCCAAAGCGTCCGAGGTCGTCGTTGCGCGGGCCTACCGAACGACGGACCAGCTGATCTGTGTCGGATCCTCTACCGGGGGTACCGAAGCACTGCGTGTGTTCCTGGAACGCATGCCGCCGGATGCGCCGGCTGTCGTGATGACCCAACACATCCCTGCGGCATTTAGTGGCTCGCTCGCAGCTCGCCTGGATGGGGCGTCGCCCATGCGGGTGTGTGAGGCGCGCGATGGTCAGCCGATCACACCGGGTCACGCTTATCTCGCGCCGGGCGACCGGCATCTGCGGGTGGCGCGCAGCGGCGCCCGTCTGGTCTGCAGGCTGGATGATGAAGCACCGGTTAGCGGGCATCGACCCAGCGTCGATGTGCTTTTCCGCTCCGTGGCACATGCCTGCGGACGCAACGCGGTGGGCGTGATGCTCACGGGCATGGGCTCTGACGGGGCCCAGGCCATGCAGGAGCTGCAACAGGCCGGTGCCCGAACGCTTGCACAGGATGAGGCCAGCTGCGTGGTCTGGGGCATGCCCGGTGCCGCCTACCGGCTGGGTGCTGTGGACAAGCTCGTACCCCTGGATGACATGGCGCAGGCCGCGCTGAACGCCACGCGACAGGACGCCATTGCCTGA